One segment of Mycolicibacterium baixiangningiae DNA contains the following:
- a CDS encoding DUF4178 domain-containing protein, whose amino-acid sequence MRTLLIILAIALLAGAVIALVMALQRSKKQKPAPHRTDPLKFDSPQEFGPRQLGPGAIVSYGGVDLIVRGSVTLRQGPFVWWEHLLEGGAEPVWFSVEEDEGRLELAMWTRRPDLQLQPGGPHVVDGIGYVETEHGHASYTTEGTTGLPAGGDMEFVDYADKAGDSFLGFERWAPSMPWEVSVGRTVLPGELTVYPAPPAGS is encoded by the coding sequence GTGCGCACGCTCTTGATCATCTTGGCCATTGCGCTGTTGGCAGGCGCCGTCATCGCACTGGTGATGGCGCTGCAGCGATCGAAGAAGCAGAAGCCGGCGCCCCACCGCACCGACCCCCTGAAGTTCGACAGCCCCCAGGAGTTCGGGCCCCGTCAGCTCGGGCCCGGCGCCATTGTCAGCTACGGCGGTGTCGACCTCATCGTCCGCGGGTCGGTGACGCTGCGCCAGGGCCCGTTCGTCTGGTGGGAGCATCTGCTCGAGGGCGGCGCCGAACCGGTGTGGTTCAGCGTGGAAGAAGACGAGGGCCGCCTCGAACTCGCGATGTGGACGCGCCGCCCCGATCTGCAGCTGCAGCCGGGCGGCCCGCACGTCGTCGACGGCATCGGGTACGTCGAAACCGAACACGGTCACGCCTCGTACACGACCGAAGGCACCACCGGCCTGCCCGCCGGCGGCGACATGGAGTTCGTCGACTACGCCGACAAGGCCGGCGACTCCTTCCTGGGCTTCGAGCGCTGGGCGCCCTCGATGCCGTGGGAGGTCTCCGTCGGCCGCACGGTGCTGCCCGGCGAGCTCACCGTCTACCCGGCTCCCCCCGCCGGCTCCTAG
- a CDS encoding cutinase family protein, with the protein MKISRAWRRVLAATAVGSGVLAGGVPALPVAVAEPCPDVEVIFARGTTEAPGVGWVGQAFVDALQNQLGGRSVQVHPVAYPASPDWPRAADGVIDTSNRVRQVVDTCPDSKMVLGGYSQGAAVMGYVTADEIPPGYIPPAGITGPMAPEIADHVSAVVLFGQPSTRFLDAISAPPITIGTLYADKTLNQCIPDDPICTDTGGNLFAHSQYGANGMIDQAAAYAAQRLTA; encoded by the coding sequence ATGAAAATCAGTCGGGCCTGGAGAAGGGTTCTCGCCGCTACAGCGGTCGGGTCGGGTGTGCTGGCCGGCGGGGTGCCGGCGCTCCCGGTCGCGGTCGCCGAACCGTGTCCGGACGTCGAGGTCATCTTCGCGCGGGGCACCACCGAGGCGCCCGGCGTCGGTTGGGTCGGCCAGGCCTTCGTGGATGCCCTGCAGAACCAGTTGGGCGGCAGGTCCGTCCAGGTCCATCCCGTGGCCTACCCGGCGAGTCCGGACTGGCCCCGGGCGGCCGACGGCGTCATCGACACGAGCAACCGCGTGCGCCAGGTCGTCGACACCTGCCCGGACTCGAAGATGGTGCTCGGCGGTTACTCCCAGGGCGCCGCAGTCATGGGTTACGTCACGGCCGACGAGATCCCGCCCGGCTACATTCCCCCGGCCGGTATCACCGGACCGATGGCCCCGGAGATCGCCGACCACGTCTCCGCCGTCGTCCTGTTCGGGCAGCCGTCGACACGGTTCCTCGACGCGATCAGCGCACCGCCCATCACGATCGGCACGCTGTATGCGGACAAGACGCTCAACCAGTGCATCCCGGACGATCCGATCTGCACCGACACCGGCGGAAACCTGTTCGCGCACAGCCAATACGGCGCCAACGGCATGATCGACCAGGCCGCCGCCTATGCCGCGCAGCGGCTGACCGCCTGA
- a CDS encoding sugar phosphate isomerase/epimerase family protein, whose product MHDRLSVHSVTFYGAPLDELHTRWSALGLRRLSILDSQLSDPGLAPLLAAHGYRIDAVYHLFSAGRLESDRAAARDALTRVIDAAAGAGARMVYMLTGGRGSLSWRQAAEQFCETVFPCVVYARECGVAVAIENASSLYADIHIAHSLRDTLALAEMADLGICIDLFHCWAEADLPALVERALPRVEHVQLSDYVLGDRALPARAVPGDGAIPVELFVRQMLSGGYAHGFDLELIGPRIDAEGRSAAARRACENVGAILDRLGA is encoded by the coding sequence ATGCACGACCGGTTGTCGGTACACAGCGTGACGTTCTACGGCGCCCCGCTCGACGAACTGCACACCCGTTGGAGTGCACTGGGTCTGAGACGGTTGAGCATTCTCGACTCCCAGCTGTCCGATCCCGGGCTGGCGCCCCTGCTCGCCGCCCACGGATACCGCATCGACGCCGTCTACCACCTGTTCTCGGCCGGGCGGCTCGAGTCCGACCGTGCGGCCGCGCGGGACGCGTTGACGCGGGTGATCGACGCGGCCGCCGGGGCCGGAGCGCGAATGGTCTACATGCTCACCGGCGGCCGCGGGTCGCTCTCGTGGCGGCAGGCGGCCGAACAGTTCTGCGAAACCGTGTTCCCCTGTGTCGTATACGCACGTGAATGTGGTGTGGCGGTCGCGATCGAGAACGCATCGAGCCTCTACGCCGACATCCACATCGCCCACTCCCTGCGCGACACCCTCGCGCTCGCCGAGATGGCGGACCTCGGCATCTGCATCGACCTGTTCCACTGCTGGGCCGAGGCCGATCTCCCGGCGCTGGTCGAGCGCGCGCTGCCCCGCGTCGAGCACGTGCAACTGAGCGACTACGTACTGGGTGACCGGGCGTTGCCCGCACGCGCAGTGCCCGGCGACGGCGCGATCCCCGTCGAGTTGTTCGTCCGCCAGATGCTCAGCGGCGGGTATGCGCACGGATTCGACCTGGAGCTGATCGGACCGCGTATCGACGCCGAAGGCCGTTCGGCCGCAGCGCGCCGCGCGTGTGAGAACGTCGGCGCGATACTCGACCGGCTGGGGGCCTGA
- the gatC gene encoding Asp-tRNA(Asn)/Glu-tRNA(Gln) amidotransferase subunit GatC, which produces MSQISRDEVAHLARLARLALSDDELDSFAGQLDAILGHVSAIQSVDVAGVKPTGNPLTDVNVTRPDVVVPGLTQDEALDAAPNAVDGRFAVPRILGEPE; this is translated from the coding sequence GTGTCACAGATCTCCCGAGACGAGGTGGCCCACCTGGCCCGACTGGCCCGCCTGGCGCTGAGCGATGACGAACTCGACAGCTTCGCCGGCCAGTTGGACGCCATCCTGGGCCATGTCAGCGCGATTCAGTCCGTCGACGTCGCCGGTGTCAAACCGACCGGCAACCCGCTGACCGACGTCAACGTCACCCGCCCCGACGTGGTGGTGCCGGGCCTCACCCAGGACGAGGCTCTGGATGCCGCACCGAACGCCGTCGACGGGCGCTTCGCCGTCCCGCGAATCTTGGGAGAGCCCGAATGA
- the gatB gene encoding Asp-tRNA(Asn)/Glu-tRNA(Gln) amidotransferase subunit GatB → MTATSVAELLDYDDVVARFEPVMGMEVHVELSTATKMFCGCANAFGAEPNTQVCPVCLGLPGSLPVLNEQAVESAIRIGLALNCEIVPWCRFARKNYFYPDQPKNYQISQYDEPIAINGYLDVPLDDGSTWRVEIERAHMEEDTGKLTHLGSDTGRISGATNSLADFNRAGVPLIEIVTRPIEGAGARAPEIARAYVTALRDLLRALGVSDVRMDQGSMRCDANLSLKPIGQAEFGTRTETKNVNSLKSVEVAVRYEMRRQAAVLTSGGTITQETRHFHEDGYTSPGRSKETAEDYRYFPEPDLEPVAPDAGLVERLRQTLPELPWLRRNRIQQDWGISDEVMRDLVNNGAIDLVTATVEHGASSEAARAWWGNFLVQKANESGVELDALPITPAQVAAVVALVDDGKLSNKLARQVVEGVLAGEGEPAQVMADRGLEVVRDDSALQAAVDEALAANPGIVEKIRGGKVQAAGAIVGAVMKATKGQADAARVRELVLAACS, encoded by the coding sequence ATGACGGCGACATCGGTGGCAGAACTGCTCGACTACGACGACGTGGTGGCACGCTTCGAACCGGTGATGGGCATGGAGGTGCACGTCGAACTGTCGACGGCGACCAAGATGTTCTGCGGGTGCGCGAACGCCTTCGGCGCCGAGCCCAACACGCAGGTCTGCCCCGTCTGTCTCGGGCTGCCCGGTTCGCTGCCCGTCCTCAACGAGCAGGCCGTCGAATCGGCGATCCGGATCGGGCTGGCGCTGAACTGCGAGATCGTGCCGTGGTGCCGGTTCGCCCGGAAGAACTACTTCTATCCCGACCAGCCGAAGAACTATCAGATCTCGCAGTACGACGAGCCGATCGCGATCAACGGCTACCTCGACGTGCCGCTCGACGACGGCAGCACCTGGCGGGTCGAGATCGAACGCGCGCACATGGAGGAGGACACCGGCAAGCTGACCCACCTGGGTAGCGACACCGGCCGTATTTCCGGCGCGACGAACTCGCTGGCCGACTTCAACCGTGCGGGCGTGCCGTTGATCGAGATCGTCACCCGGCCGATCGAGGGCGCGGGTGCGCGGGCACCGGAGATCGCCCGCGCCTACGTCACCGCGCTGCGCGATCTGCTGCGGGCGCTCGGAGTGTCGGACGTGCGGATGGACCAGGGGTCGATGCGCTGCGACGCCAACCTGTCGCTGAAGCCGATCGGGCAGGCGGAGTTCGGCACGCGCACCGAGACGAAGAACGTCAACTCGCTCAAGAGCGTCGAGGTCGCGGTGCGTTACGAGATGCGCCGCCAGGCCGCGGTGCTGACCTCCGGCGGCACGATCACCCAGGAGACCCGGCATTTCCACGAGGACGGTTACACCTCGCCCGGGCGCAGCAAGGAGACCGCGGAGGACTACCGGTACTTCCCCGAACCGGACCTCGAACCGGTCGCACCGGACGCCGGGCTCGTCGAGCGTCTGCGCCAGACTCTGCCCGAGCTACCGTGGTTGCGCCGCAACCGGATTCAGCAGGACTGGGGCATCTCCGACGAGGTGATGCGCGACCTGGTCAACAACGGTGCGATCGACCTCGTCACCGCGACCGTCGAGCACGGCGCCTCCAGTGAGGCCGCGCGTGCCTGGTGGGGCAACTTCCTGGTGCAGAAGGCCAACGAGAGCGGAGTCGAACTCGACGCGCTGCCGATCACCCCCGCGCAGGTGGCCGCGGTGGTCGCACTGGTCGACGACGGCAAGCTGTCGAACAAGCTGGCCCGTCAGGTCGTCGAAGGTGTGCTCGCCGGTGAGGGTGAGCCGGCGCAGGTGATGGCCGACCGCGGGCTGGAAGTGGTGCGCGACGATTCGGCGCTGCAGGCCGCCGTCGACGAGGCGCTGGCCGCCAATCCCGGCATCGTCGAGAAGATCCGCGGCGGCAAGGTCCAGGCCGCCGGCGCGATCGTCGGTGCGGTGATGAAGGCGACGAAGGGTCAGGCCGACGCGGCCCGGGTGCGCGAGCTGGTGCTGGCCGCCTGCAGCTGA
- a CDS encoding ATP-dependent 6-phosphofructokinase: MRIGVLTGGGDCPGLNAVIRAVVRTCDVRYGSSVVGFQDGWRGLLENRRIQLRNDDRNDRLLAKGGTMLGTARVHPEKLRAGLDQIKQVLDDNGIDVLIPIGGEGTLTAAHWLSEENVPVVGVPKTIDNDIDCTDVTFGHDTALMVASEAIDRLHSTAESHQRVMMVEVMGRHAGWIALNAGLASGAHMTLIPEQPFDVEEVCRLVKQRFVRGDSHFICVVAEGAKPAEGTMQLRQGGTDEFGHEKFTGVAQQLAIEVEKRVNRDVRVTVLGHVQRGGTPTPFDRVLATRFGVNAADAAHAGEYGMMVSLRGQEIGRVSLADATRQLKLVPQTRYDDAAEFFG; encoded by the coding sequence ATGCGCATCGGAGTTCTCACCGGCGGCGGTGACTGTCCCGGCCTGAACGCCGTGATCAGGGCGGTGGTCCGTACCTGCGACGTGCGCTACGGCTCCTCGGTCGTGGGCTTCCAGGACGGCTGGCGCGGACTGCTGGAGAACCGGCGGATCCAGTTGCGCAACGACGACCGCAACGACCGCCTGCTCGCCAAGGGCGGCACGATGCTCGGCACCGCGCGGGTGCACCCGGAGAAGCTGCGCGCCGGGCTGGACCAGATCAAACAGGTCCTAGACGACAACGGCATCGACGTGCTGATCCCGATCGGCGGCGAGGGCACGCTGACCGCCGCGCACTGGCTGTCCGAGGAGAACGTCCCGGTGGTCGGGGTGCCGAAGACCATCGACAACGACATCGATTGCACCGACGTCACTTTCGGGCACGACACCGCGCTGATGGTGGCGAGCGAGGCCATCGACCGGCTGCACTCCACCGCCGAGTCGCATCAGCGGGTGATGATGGTCGAGGTGATGGGCCGCCACGCCGGCTGGATCGCGCTGAACGCCGGCCTGGCCTCCGGGGCGCACATGACGCTGATCCCCGAACAACCCTTCGACGTCGAAGAGGTGTGCCGGCTGGTCAAACAGCGGTTCGTGCGCGGGGATTCGCATTTCATCTGCGTGGTCGCCGAGGGCGCGAAGCCCGCGGAGGGCACCATGCAGTTGCGCCAGGGCGGAACGGACGAGTTCGGCCACGAGAAGTTCACCGGGGTCGCTCAGCAGTTGGCGATCGAGGTCGAGAAGCGGGTCAACCGTGACGTGCGGGTGACCGTGCTCGGGCACGTGCAGCGCGGTGGCACGCCCACCCCCTTCGACCGGGTGCTGGCGACGCGTTTCGGCGTCAACGCCGCCGACGCCGCACACGCGGGCGAGTACGGGATGATGGTGTCCCTGCGCGGGCAGGAGATCGGCCGGGTTTCGCTGGCCGACGCCACCCGCCAGTTGAAGCTGGTGCCGCAGACCCGCTACGACGACGCTGCCGAATTCTTCGGCTGA
- a CDS encoding hemerythrin domain-containing protein: protein MAQKPINTGQDVVDYLEAQHEAIRALFAETLDAADADTKREAFTRLRTMLAVHETAEEMMVHPRVRRKIEGAGAVVDARLAEEHDSKVALSELEKLDIDTADFTKGLVHLQAAVLEHAEKEETEEFPLLTEHLDAEELGRLAVAVQVAERIAPTHPHPGVESAAANFALGPFASLIDRARDALRGAA, encoded by the coding sequence GTGGCTCAGAAGCCGATCAACACCGGTCAGGACGTCGTCGACTACCTCGAGGCGCAACACGAAGCGATCCGTGCGCTGTTCGCCGAAACCCTCGACGCCGCCGACGCCGACACCAAACGTGAGGCGTTCACCCGGTTGCGAACCATGCTGGCCGTCCACGAGACGGCCGAGGAGATGATGGTGCACCCCCGGGTGCGCCGCAAGATCGAGGGAGCGGGCGCCGTCGTCGACGCACGTCTCGCCGAAGAACACGACTCCAAGGTCGCGCTGTCCGAACTCGAGAAGCTCGACATCGACACGGCTGACTTCACCAAGGGACTCGTCCACCTCCAGGCGGCCGTGCTCGAGCACGCCGAGAAGGAGGAGACCGAGGAGTTCCCGCTGCTCACAGAGCATCTCGACGCCGAAGAACTCGGACGGCTCGCCGTCGCGGTCCAGGTGGCAGAGCGCATCGCGCCGACCCATCCGCACCCCGGAGTCGAATCCGCGGCGGCGAACTTCGCCCTCGGCCCGTTCGCGTCGCTGATCGACCGGGCGCGCGACGCGCTGCGTGGCGCCGCCTGA
- a CDS encoding DUF350 domain-containing protein — MYLAVEFGTISGESLAQNVVAAILYFVVGALVLAAGFALVDLLTPGNLRRLVFVESRPNAVVVASGMYAALAIVVATAIVASSSELAQGLVDAAVYGIVGVLLQGVALVVLEVLVPGRFRDLIEAERLHASAIATAVVLLAVGGVNAAALS; from the coding sequence ATGTACCTGGCCGTTGAGTTCGGCACCATCAGCGGTGAGAGCCTCGCGCAGAACGTGGTGGCTGCGATCCTCTACTTCGTGGTCGGGGCACTGGTCTTGGCGGCCGGGTTCGCGCTGGTCGACCTGCTCACCCCCGGCAATCTGCGCCGGTTGGTGTTCGTCGAGTCCCGGCCCAATGCGGTGGTGGTCGCCTCGGGGATGTACGCGGCACTCGCCATCGTGGTGGCCACCGCGATCGTGGCCAGTTCGAGCGAGCTCGCCCAAGGGCTGGTCGACGCCGCCGTCTACGGCATCGTCGGGGTGCTGCTGCAGGGCGTGGCGCTGGTGGTGCTCGAAGTGCTGGTGCCGGGGCGCTTCCGCGACCTGATCGAGGCCGAACGGCTGCACGCCTCGGCGATCGCGACGGCCGTCGTCCTGCTGGCGGTGGGAGGGGTGAACGCCGCCGCGCTCTCATGA
- a CDS encoding sulfotransferase family protein: MSDRLTAEDLLARAEAATGLHDYGDTTLPARFGVAVEHLNDLAMDTDGRRRAAEVCHWLLTSRLEFFADRDRYPIAAEVIDRPMFVTGEPRSGTTLMHALMSVDPDARALRFWEVMYPSPPPGLAGPDDPRRARADADWREINAKLPKWLHSHPYNDMLGDGLPEDERTWAFDFRVMTPTAWWRVPMQTVVGGLPTDPAAQYRIHKAMLQQCQYGRPRKYWVLKGFHGFRLTEFFVGYPDASLMWLHRDPVQVAASRTMMMADILDGIVGPVDLKAAARMHLDLTRASIANTMSHPLVDDPRVHHVRYTDFVADPVGTVRAFYAFCGRHLSEAAEAAMRDYLAHNRGDRYGKFRYSTSLLTDIGEDIDALNEEFGPFRERFGVAVEKRN, translated from the coding sequence ATGAGTGACCGGTTGACCGCCGAAGACCTGCTGGCGCGTGCCGAGGCCGCCACCGGACTGCACGACTACGGCGACACGACGCTGCCCGCGCGGTTCGGCGTGGCGGTCGAGCACCTCAACGACCTCGCGATGGACACTGACGGCCGACGACGCGCCGCCGAAGTGTGCCACTGGCTGTTGACCTCGCGGCTGGAGTTCTTCGCCGACCGCGACCGTTACCCCATTGCGGCCGAGGTGATCGACCGGCCGATGTTCGTCACCGGCGAACCACGTTCCGGCACAACGCTCATGCATGCGCTGATGTCTGTCGACCCCGATGCGCGGGCCTTGCGGTTCTGGGAGGTGATGTATCCCTCACCGCCGCCGGGACTGGCAGGACCCGATGATCCCCGTCGCGCCCGCGCGGACGCCGACTGGCGCGAGATCAACGCAAAGCTACCCAAGTGGCTGCACAGTCACCCCTACAACGACATGCTCGGCGACGGCCTGCCCGAGGACGAGCGCACGTGGGCGTTCGACTTCCGCGTCATGACGCCGACGGCGTGGTGGCGGGTGCCGATGCAGACCGTGGTCGGGGGTCTGCCGACCGACCCGGCCGCGCAGTACCGCATCCACAAGGCGATGCTGCAGCAGTGCCAGTACGGCCGACCACGGAAGTACTGGGTGCTCAAGGGTTTTCATGGTTTCCGCCTGACCGAGTTCTTCGTCGGGTATCCGGACGCGTCGCTCATGTGGCTGCACCGCGACCCCGTCCAGGTCGCCGCATCGCGCACCATGATGATGGCCGACATCCTCGATGGCATCGTCGGGCCGGTCGATCTGAAGGCCGCGGCGCGGATGCACCTGGACCTCACCCGCGCGAGCATCGCCAACACCATGAGCCATCCCCTGGTCGACGACCCTCGGGTGCACCACGTGCGCTACACCGATTTCGTCGCCGATCCCGTTGGGACCGTTCGGGCTTTCTACGCCTTCTGCGGGCGGCACCTGTCGGAGGCAGCGGAGGCTGCGATGCGCGACTATCTGGCGCACAACCGAGGCGACCGGTACGGCAAGTTCCGGTATTCCACATCGCTGCTCACCGACATCGGCGAGGACATCGACGCGCTCAACGAGGAGTTCGGGCCCTTCCGAGAGAGATTCGGCGTGGCTGTCGAGAAACGGAACTGA
- a CDS encoding DUF2617 family protein — protein sequence MPFHELAVAPADVDGAALGLALNAPAPTTLASIRLPHPGAGTLVLGVLGASHVVTVEHPEVRFSEEVSCSAHEHGRALPGRHDAPGYCLDSETTVCDATRFTELAARLHERCLTDRHSLGGRFPGNDAALTVLQAQPDGPGWRWHTWHLYPAGDGGTAVYTTSRWRP from the coding sequence GTGCCGTTCCACGAACTCGCTGTGGCCCCGGCCGACGTCGACGGCGCGGCGCTCGGTCTGGCGTTGAACGCGCCCGCCCCCACCACGCTGGCCAGCATCCGGCTGCCGCACCCCGGCGCGGGCACCCTCGTGCTGGGCGTGCTCGGCGCCTCCCACGTCGTCACCGTCGAGCATCCCGAGGTTCGGTTCAGCGAAGAGGTGTCGTGCTCGGCACACGAGCACGGCCGCGCGCTTCCCGGTCGCCACGATGCCCCCGGATACTGCCTCGACTCCGAGACAACAGTTTGCGACGCAACGCGTTTCACGGAGTTGGCGGCCCGGCTGCACGAGCGCTGCCTGACCGACCGGCACAGCCTCGGCGGCCGGTTTCCCGGCAACGACGCCGCGCTGACCGTCCTGCAGGCGCAGCCGGACGGGCCGGGATGGCGGTGGCACACCTGGCACCTCTATCCCGCCGGTGACGGGGGCACCGCGGTGTACACGACCTCCCGGTGGCGCCCGTGA
- a CDS encoding DUF4247 domain-containing protein, whose translation MTRTGLFTLSGVLAVAGVLCLLLGMSLKGGNIRDHVAENYAQYRTDGDGTNYTCTGSPSAVADELAAQVPPEARMTDRGVTYLRYDDEVVIVGPDGTRPCTIRVEDLGARYSSGGFIFLGPGFFPGSPSGGSGGSPGGPDGSK comes from the coding sequence GTGACGCGCACCGGCCTGTTCACCCTGTCCGGCGTCCTCGCCGTCGCCGGCGTGCTGTGCCTGCTACTCGGGATGTCGTTGAAAGGCGGCAACATCCGCGACCACGTCGCCGAGAACTACGCGCAGTACCGCACCGACGGTGACGGCACCAATTACACGTGCACCGGGTCACCGAGCGCGGTGGCCGACGAACTGGCCGCCCAGGTTCCGCCCGAGGCCCGGATGACCGACCGCGGCGTGACGTATCTGCGCTACGACGACGAGGTCGTCATCGTCGGCCCCGACGGCACCCGGCCCTGCACCATCCGTGTCGAGGACCTCGGCGCCCGTTACAGCTCGGGCGGGTTCATCTTTCTCGGTCCCGGCTTCTTCCCCGGTTCACCGTCCGGTGGGTCGGGCGGCAGCCCGGGCGGTCCCGACGGTTCGAAGTGA
- the gatA gene encoding Asp-tRNA(Asn)/Glu-tRNA(Gln) amidotransferase subunit GatA, whose translation MSSTELIREDAATLAGRVAAKEISATELTQACLDQIADTDDRFHAFLHVAADEALAEAARIDSAVAAGERLPSPLAGVPIALKDVFTTTDMPTTCGSRILEGWQAPYDATVTVRLRAAGMPILGKTNMDEFAMGSSTENSAYGPTRNPWDVDRVPGGSGGGSAAALAAFQAPLAIGTDTGGSIRQPAALTATVGVKPTYGTVSRYGLIACASSLDQGGPCARTVLDTALLHQVIAGHDPRDSTSVEAEVPDVVAAARAGADGDLRGVRVGVVKQLRGEGYQPGVLSSFNAAVEQLTALGADVTEVDCPNFDHSLAAYYLILPSEVSSNLARFDAMRFGMRVGDDGTHSAEEVMALTRAAGFGPEVKRRIMIGTYALSAGYYDAYYNQAQKVRTLIAGDLDAAYEKVDVLVTPATPSTAFRLGEKVDDPLAMYLFDLCTLPLNLAGHCGMSVPSGLSPDDNLPVGLQIMAPALADDRLYRVGAAYEAARGPLPTAL comes from the coding sequence ATGAGCAGCACCGAGCTGATCCGCGAGGACGCCGCCACCCTGGCCGGTCGCGTCGCCGCCAAGGAGATCTCGGCGACCGAACTGACCCAGGCGTGCCTCGACCAGATCGCGGACACCGACGACCGGTTCCACGCCTTCCTGCACGTCGCCGCCGACGAGGCGCTGGCCGAAGCCGCCCGCATCGACTCGGCGGTGGCCGCGGGCGAACGGTTGCCGTCCCCGCTGGCAGGTGTGCCGATCGCGCTCAAGGACGTGTTCACCACCACCGATATGCCCACCACCTGCGGGTCGAGGATCCTCGAGGGCTGGCAGGCGCCGTACGACGCCACCGTCACCGTGCGGCTGCGCGCCGCGGGGATGCCGATCCTCGGCAAGACCAACATGGACGAATTCGCCATGGGCAGTTCGACCGAGAACTCCGCCTACGGCCCGACCCGCAACCCGTGGGACGTCGACCGGGTGCCCGGAGGATCCGGCGGCGGTAGCGCGGCGGCGCTGGCGGCGTTCCAGGCGCCCCTGGCGATCGGTACCGACACCGGCGGCTCGATTCGCCAGCCCGCGGCGCTGACCGCCACCGTCGGGGTGAAGCCCACCTACGGCACCGTGTCGCGGTACGGGTTGATCGCCTGTGCGTCGTCGCTGGACCAGGGCGGGCCGTGTGCGCGCACGGTGCTCGACACCGCGCTGCTGCATCAGGTGATCGCCGGACACGATCCCCGGGACTCCACGTCGGTGGAGGCCGAGGTGCCCGATGTCGTCGCCGCGGCCCGTGCCGGCGCCGACGGCGATCTGCGCGGTGTGCGGGTCGGTGTGGTCAAGCAGTTGCGCGGGGAGGGCTACCAGCCCGGTGTGCTGTCGTCGTTCAACGCCGCGGTCGAGCAACTCACCGCGTTGGGCGCCGACGTCACAGAGGTGGACTGCCCGAACTTCGACCATTCGCTGGCCGCCTACTACCTGATCCTGCCCTCGGAGGTGTCCTCGAACCTGGCCCGCTTCGATGCGATGCGGTTCGGGATGCGCGTGGGCGACGACGGCACGCACAGCGCCGAAGAGGTCATGGCGTTGACCCGGGCCGCGGGCTTTGGTCCAGAAGTCAAGCGCCGCATCATGATCGGCACGTATGCGCTGTCGGCCGGCTACTACGACGCGTACTACAACCAGGCGCAGAAGGTCCGCACCCTGATCGCCGGCGATCTCGACGCGGCGTACGAGAAGGTCGATGTATTGGTCACCCCGGCTACTCCTTCCACGGCGTTCCGCCTGGGGGAGAAGGTCGACGATCCGCTGGCGATGTACCTGTTCGACCTGTGCACGCTGCCGCTGAACCTGGCCGGGCACTGCGGGATGTCGGTGCCGTCGGGCCTGTCGCCGGACGACAACCTGCCGGTGGGTCTGCAGATCATGGCGCCCGCACTGGCCGACGACCGGTTGTACCGGGTGGGGGCGGCCTACGAGGCGGCCCGCGGCCCGCTGCCCACCGCGTTGTAG
- a CDS encoding ACT domain-containing protein, which yields MVAVPSYLLRVQVEDRPGRLGSLAVALGSVGADILSLDVVERVAGYAIDDLVVDLPAGAMPDMLITAAESLAGVYVDTIRPHTGLLEAHRELELIDHIAAAKGRAGKLQVLADEAPRVLRVGWCTVVRAGESGVERVVGSHGAPETQAESAPWLPLAHAEALDASADWVPQVWRDMDTTLAAAPLGEPGTAVVLGRPGGPAFRPSEVARLGYLAGIVTTILR from the coding sequence GTGGTCGCCGTGCCTTCCTATTTGCTGCGAGTTCAAGTCGAGGACCGGCCCGGCCGGCTCGGCTCGCTGGCGGTGGCACTCGGCTCGGTGGGCGCCGACATCCTGTCCCTGGACGTTGTCGAACGCGTTGCCGGCTACGCGATCGACGATCTGGTGGTCGACCTGCCAGCCGGGGCGATGCCCGACATGCTGATCACCGCCGCCGAAAGCCTCGCCGGGGTCTACGTGGACACCATCCGCCCCCACACCGGGCTGCTGGAGGCGCATCGCGAACTCGAGCTGATCGACCACATCGCCGCGGCGAAAGGCCGGGCAGGCAAGCTGCAGGTGCTCGCGGACGAGGCGCCGCGGGTTCTCCGGGTCGGCTGGTGCACGGTGGTACGTGCCGGCGAGTCCGGGGTCGAGCGCGTCGTCGGCAGCCACGGAGCCCCCGAAACCCAGGCCGAAAGCGCGCCCTGGCTGCCGCTGGCGCACGCCGAGGCGCTGGACGCCTCCGCAGACTGGGTGCCGCAGGTGTGGCGCGATATGGACACCACGCTGGCGGCCGCCCCGCTCGGGGAGCCCGGCACCGCGGTCGTGCTCGGCCGCCCGGGTGGGCCGGCGTTCCGTCCGTCGGAGGTCGCCCGACTCGGCTACCTCGCGGGCATCGTGACGACGATTCTGCGGTAG